Proteins encoded together in one Pontiella desulfatans window:
- a CDS encoding DUF4372 domain-containing protein yields the protein MVYFIPRHIFEKSVKMHDADRYAKTFKTWQQFLLLLYAQATRKQSLSNIVGVVGPIGCN from the coding sequence TTGGTCTATTTCATTCCGAGACATATATTTGAAAAATCGGTCAAAATGCATGATGCAGACCGTTACGCCAAAACGTTCAAGACGTGGCAACAATTCCTTCTTTTGCTATACGCACAGGCAACGAGAAAACAATCCCTGAGCAATATTGTTGGCGTGGTCGGCCCGATTGGATGCAATTAG
- a CDS encoding hybrid sensor histidine kinase/response regulator transcription factor, which translates to MNHKISIVYLYCLCVAALTFSAWAVQPYQPQPVPAALGEMWRWHHIEALDQEGFRCMATTPDGAIWFGVNNGLLRYDGTQWKRHDLENGFVDTPVQQLAVAKDGTVYALSRGILFRYDGKLWKRTFPPEGKSIILTFLMPANDGGVWLGSTRGLFHINENNIKLITEPRHVNGAKKLLSDLVTIEVLPNLQGPDGDVMVGLFENDDGVLTIGYTSGWFVQIDTQRPLSEPGACRSLKSSGNVSLNQVVSMLEMDDGQIWAGFGPNVYIMDISRGMNTHWPLSESDSVEQNTYALVRSAEGEPIIASPSQIFCRSGDRWESFRYPGPDSSSLPLMMVDEGQNLWVGKLHGKVYRVDLSNERWQTMEGLIFQGEDRLGAQWFLDVEGHAVRLHEGKWDLYNQGDGLIDTPVGLLCNRSGPVWVVGSHQGQAASAFLDEHGRWQRTIHKDLPLHISPSSLFEDSQGTIWFGAYRGLPKDTGGVVWAEPDGASGYRFKHSQKPNRAWHIRELPDRKMVIGAYALWALNGSSPSRIANEHAGPGEKYLAMDCAEDGSLWVAPEGLGVHRFREGEWTRYARQDGLTDNMVVALLGRGTDDVWALSANGLSYFDGYGWTPGIYGSFFPGLFHLEGSVHESKDGSLWLNYVSPSWFLRAESRYQLESNVTFKSIRCRPASLPPDTQIIDFMERVALPGSMTIRWQGTSPWQQTEDQELYYSWRLDNQDWSAYALNRDVTLRSMKPGRHTFEVRARDYDLNVDPTPAVISFVAIAPVWQQAWFILLVCLVIILIIMVLRSYKHRLVTDQQHKTELERVKLRFFTSISHELRTPLTVLLGPLQGLYEKTQDPDIKNRLRMMIRNGEKLRTLINQILDFRKLEAGKMKISWSYGDFIQSAQAVFDSLLTYAEMTSVTYAFEAPKTSCMVWFDYDKLQILLSNLISNAIKYTPSGGSVKVMLCIDYEKDAAGIAVPTSVVIRVEDTGPGISAEDQEHIFERYYRSDSNENKGSGLGLALVKELTQLLGGSILVESPVTADRQGTGFILQLPIYAEAPEGAHPAHIQTEYNLMPSETLAGSSNGEQTTKPTLLVIDDDKDIRLFVHMELSPLYDIHEAGNGSEGLERASELMPDLIISDVMMPLMDGTQLCAELKSNPLTSHIPIILLTARTAQEHELEGLKAGADAYVTKPFAIDLLKARIAALLESRKAMQERFRREIQLADFDVSITSIDQVFLERAVNIIKTQMDDWEFGPAQLARELHMSERSIQLKIKAITGETPSRLIRLIRLKCAKKMLEEAQPRMTVAEAATAVGIIDVSYFGRVFKIEFGQTPSSVLANNKK; encoded by the coding sequence GTGAATCACAAAATTTCCATCGTCTATTTGTACTGCCTATGTGTAGCTGCCTTGACCTTCAGTGCCTGGGCCGTTCAGCCCTACCAACCTCAACCGGTCCCTGCCGCGCTTGGAGAGATGTGGCGCTGGCACCATATCGAAGCGCTGGATCAGGAAGGGTTCCGGTGCATGGCGACCACTCCGGACGGGGCGATCTGGTTTGGCGTCAATAATGGTTTGCTGCGTTATGACGGAACCCAATGGAAACGGCATGATTTGGAAAACGGATTTGTAGACACTCCCGTTCAACAACTGGCCGTTGCAAAGGATGGGACTGTTTATGCATTGAGCCGCGGCATCTTGTTTCGATATGACGGTAAGCTTTGGAAGAGGACCTTCCCGCCAGAGGGCAAGAGCATAATTTTGACCTTCTTAATGCCTGCTAACGATGGAGGAGTATGGCTTGGCTCGACCCGGGGACTTTTTCATATAAACGAAAACAACATCAAACTGATTACAGAGCCCAGGCATGTTAATGGGGCGAAAAAACTGTTGTCCGACCTTGTCACCATAGAGGTTCTGCCGAACTTGCAAGGGCCGGATGGGGATGTAATGGTTGGTTTGTTCGAGAACGATGATGGCGTTTTAACCATTGGCTACACGTCGGGTTGGTTCGTGCAGATCGATACCCAACGCCCCCTGAGCGAACCGGGTGCTTGTCGTAGTTTAAAGAGTTCAGGGAATGTGAGTCTTAATCAGGTCGTCAGCATGCTTGAAATGGATGATGGTCAGATCTGGGCAGGCTTTGGGCCGAATGTGTACATCATGGATATATCCAGGGGGATGAACACCCATTGGCCCTTATCCGAATCGGACTCCGTTGAACAAAATACTTATGCCTTAGTCCGGTCAGCCGAGGGAGAGCCCATTATCGCGTCCCCCTCTCAGATATTCTGCAGATCCGGCGATAGGTGGGAATCCTTCAGGTATCCGGGCCCGGATAGCAGCAGTTTGCCGCTCATGATGGTCGATGAGGGCCAGAATCTATGGGTAGGGAAGCTTCATGGGAAAGTGTATCGAGTGGACCTTTCCAACGAGCGGTGGCAAACCATGGAGGGCCTCATTTTTCAGGGTGAAGACCGGCTTGGGGCACAGTGGTTCCTGGATGTTGAGGGTCATGCAGTCCGTCTTCACGAAGGGAAATGGGATCTGTATAATCAGGGGGATGGTTTAATTGACACCCCGGTAGGCCTGCTTTGCAATCGAAGCGGCCCGGTCTGGGTTGTTGGGAGTCATCAAGGCCAGGCGGCCTCAGCGTTTCTTGATGAACATGGACGCTGGCAGCGGACGATTCATAAGGACCTGCCTTTGCATATCAGCCCGTCATCTCTTTTTGAGGATTCGCAGGGAACTATATGGTTCGGGGCTTACCGTGGTTTACCCAAGGATACAGGGGGGGTTGTTTGGGCGGAACCGGATGGGGCGAGCGGATACCGATTCAAACATAGCCAAAAACCGAACAGGGCCTGGCATATAAGGGAGCTTCCCGACCGAAAAATGGTTATAGGTGCATATGCATTATGGGCGTTAAACGGCTCATCGCCCAGCCGCATTGCCAATGAACATGCCGGACCTGGTGAAAAGTATCTTGCCATGGACTGTGCGGAGGATGGCAGTTTATGGGTCGCCCCCGAGGGCCTCGGCGTGCATCGCTTCAGGGAGGGCGAATGGACCCGCTACGCGCGGCAGGATGGATTGACCGATAATATGGTCGTTGCGTTGCTGGGCCGTGGTACCGACGACGTCTGGGCCTTAAGTGCGAATGGATTAAGTTATTTCGACGGGTATGGTTGGACGCCCGGCATTTACGGGTCTTTCTTTCCGGGGCTTTTTCATCTTGAGGGTTCAGTGCATGAATCAAAGGATGGCAGCCTTTGGCTCAACTATGTCTCGCCTTCCTGGTTTCTTCGAGCTGAGTCAAGATATCAGCTGGAGTCCAATGTCACCTTTAAATCGATTCGCTGCCGCCCAGCCTCCCTGCCGCCTGACACGCAAATCATTGATTTCATGGAGCGGGTGGCTTTACCGGGCAGCATGACTATTCGCTGGCAGGGAACTTCGCCTTGGCAGCAGACGGAAGATCAAGAGCTGTATTATTCCTGGCGGCTCGATAATCAGGATTGGAGTGCGTATGCATTAAACCGCGACGTGACGCTGCGTTCCATGAAGCCCGGAAGGCACACGTTTGAAGTCCGGGCGCGCGATTATGATTTGAATGTGGACCCCACTCCGGCAGTAATCTCGTTTGTTGCGATTGCTCCCGTCTGGCAGCAGGCGTGGTTCATACTTTTGGTCTGTTTGGTCATTATTCTGATCATCATGGTTTTGAGATCATACAAGCATCGCCTGGTGACCGATCAGCAGCACAAAACAGAACTTGAACGTGTGAAACTCCGCTTTTTTACGAGCATTTCCCACGAACTTCGAACGCCGCTTACCGTGTTGCTTGGCCCGCTTCAAGGTCTATACGAAAAGACGCAGGACCCCGATATCAAGAATAGACTCCGCATGATGATCCGGAATGGCGAAAAATTGCGGACCTTAATCAACCAAATCCTGGACTTCAGAAAACTCGAAGCCGGAAAGATGAAAATCAGCTGGAGCTACGGCGATTTTATTCAATCGGCACAAGCCGTTTTTGATTCGCTGCTGACCTATGCGGAAATGACCTCGGTAACATACGCTTTTGAAGCGCCGAAAACCTCGTGTATGGTTTGGTTCGATTATGATAAACTGCAAATCCTGCTGAGCAATCTGATCTCAAATGCCATCAAATACACCCCGTCTGGCGGCAGCGTAAAAGTGATGCTGTGCATTGACTATGAAAAGGATGCGGCCGGAATCGCGGTCCCGACTTCAGTAGTAATCCGGGTTGAAGATACCGGGCCCGGTATTTCTGCGGAAGACCAGGAGCATATCTTCGAGCGGTACTACCGCTCGGACTCAAATGAAAACAAAGGATCCGGGCTGGGACTGGCGTTGGTCAAAGAGTTGACCCAATTGCTCGGCGGCTCCATTTTGGTCGAGAGTCCGGTTACAGCGGACCGGCAGGGAACCGGGTTCATTCTTCAGCTTCCCATCTATGCAGAAGCTCCCGAGGGGGCACACCCTGCTCATATCCAGACCGAATATAATCTCATGCCGTCTGAAACCTTGGCTGGTTCCTCGAACGGTGAGCAAACCACAAAACCCACCCTCCTCGTCATTGATGATGACAAGGATATCCGTTTATTCGTGCACATGGAGCTGTCCCCGCTCTACGACATACACGAAGCGGGAAATGGAAGCGAAGGATTGGAGCGGGCTTCCGAACTGATGCCGGATCTTATTATTTCTGACGTCATGATGCCGCTGATGGACGGAACGCAACTGTGTGCCGAACTTAAATCGAACCCTTTAACGAGCCATATTCCCATCATTCTGCTGACCGCCCGCACGGCACAGGAGCACGAATTGGAAGGACTAAAGGCCGGTGCGGATGCCTACGTTACGAAACCATTCGCCATTGACCTGCTAAAAGCACGGATTGCTGCGCTTCTGGAGTCACGAAAAGCCATGCAGGAGCGTTTCCGCCGGGAAATCCAGCTGGCTGATTTTGACGTCAGCATCACCTCCATCGATCAGGTATTCCTTGAACGAGCGGTTAACATCATCAAAACCCAAATGGATGACTGGGAATTCGGCCCCGCCCAGCTTGCCCGGGAATTACACATGAGTGAGCGGAGTATACAACTTAAAATAAAGGCGATAACTGGAGAAACACCGAGCCGGCTGATCCGGCTTATACGCCTGAAGTGTGCAAAAAAAATGCTGGAAGAAGCGCAGCCCCGCATGACCGTTGCCGAGGCCGCGACAGCAGTGGGAATCATTGATGTGAGCTATTTCGGAAGAGTTTTCAAAATAGAGTTCGGCCAAACACCGTCATCGGTGTTGGCAAACAATAAAAAGTAG
- a CDS encoding autotransporter outer membrane beta-barrel domain-containing protein has translation MNVPVWGLDLPPIPPGETLTAATFSVDVLSISGAPLFFDVVFSLMNATDISQIGSAEFVAASAPLGTVLSNGYVFAQLDESEIPAGETLEVPVTGAALTQLSSLYDASGNPTQSTIWFRLSPSITNSANGGDRIQFADDPLDSNAALFGLELDWGVQPEDVYYVASTPTNWTAGSAWSDGNPPSSINNYIVTNNVALQTPSTTATFPGASLDLVGSQTVELMVSGADVITFPLLDLGSDVLRAGVVDAGEAKVDGTINVFGNPTLAGATNETRDLRVLALVTGVSTLELSAPTKTVYIDNTANTFGGTWNVTGGTAEFAAPGAVGPSGIQVQSNATLRILGNWDGLASGETLTVADSPSASVVVGANAWSVSALSIGTNDVASGAVYTLAELNAMGSNAVFAGTTGTIQVGALPPPPPEDLIVGIDTFDSTSAPTPTFTGAGITASATAFSPDGIWNNSVGEARGSSKDGTWGTFDGNGNPASTSTTLGVDCISLLNGRNGQITLSITNNGPSDINLGAIHFDALAFRAKAARTYAVNVLTGSDITVGNVFTSADQAITELNGTAGLKLDDLDPETHDQHDDIDVSLAGIADSTLEVGGVAIIELAFSGGIPGNSGHHLWVDNLGISSTADTVVEPPEPPVMGSEVSGGNMTITWTSDGSFKLQTRDSLTTGDWMDVPGATSSPVVVPATNDVEFLRLIEQ, from the coding sequence ATGAACGTGCCTGTATGGGGGCTGGATCTTCCGCCGATTCCGCCCGGAGAAACACTTACGGCCGCAACCTTTTCGGTAGATGTGCTTTCGATAAGCGGCGCTCCCCTGTTTTTCGATGTTGTGTTCAGCTTGATGAATGCCACCGATATATCACAGATCGGCTCTGCCGAGTTTGTGGCGGCATCGGCTCCACTGGGCACGGTTCTTTCGAATGGCTACGTATTTGCCCAGCTAGACGAATCTGAAATACCAGCGGGTGAAACGTTAGAGGTGCCTGTGACGGGCGCGGCATTGACCCAGCTGAGTTCATTGTATGATGCGTCCGGTAATCCGACTCAAAGTACGATCTGGTTCCGTCTGTCGCCCAGTATCACTAATTCGGCTAACGGGGGCGATCGGATCCAGTTTGCCGATGACCCGCTTGATTCTAATGCGGCCCTCTTCGGGCTGGAACTGGATTGGGGTGTGCAGCCGGAAGATGTCTATTATGTTGCATCGACACCGACCAACTGGACCGCCGGTTCTGCATGGAGCGACGGCAATCCCCCATCAAGCATCAATAATTATATTGTAACCAACAATGTGGCTTTGCAAACACCGTCCACCACCGCGACCTTCCCGGGAGCGTCTCTTGATCTGGTCGGCTCGCAGACCGTGGAGCTGATGGTTTCCGGGGCCGATGTAATTACTTTCCCTCTGCTTGATCTGGGCAGCGATGTTCTCCGAGCGGGGGTAGTGGATGCCGGGGAAGCAAAGGTGGATGGGACGATCAATGTATTTGGTAATCCCACGTTGGCCGGTGCCACGAATGAGACGCGGGACCTGCGTGTGCTGGCTCTGGTTACTGGGGTATCTACCCTGGAACTGTCCGCACCCACCAAAACCGTCTACATCGACAATACGGCCAATACCTTTGGCGGAACGTGGAACGTGACCGGCGGTACCGCCGAGTTTGCCGCTCCCGGCGCGGTCGGTCCGTCCGGCATTCAGGTGCAGAGCAATGCAACGCTGCGCATCCTGGGCAACTGGGATGGCCTGGCCTCCGGCGAAACCCTGACCGTTGCCGACAGTCCGTCCGCTTCGGTGGTCGTGGGCGCAAATGCATGGAGCGTGTCGGCTCTTTCGATCGGCACCAATGATGTTGCCTCAGGTGCCGTCTATACGCTGGCTGAACTGAACGCGATGGGTTCCAACGCGGTATTTGCCGGCACCACCGGTACCATCCAGGTGGGGGCGCTGCCGCCGCCGCCCCCGGAAGATCTCATCGTTGGTATCGATACGTTTGATAGCACCTCCGCTCCAACCCCAACCTTTACGGGGGCAGGTATAACGGCTTCCGCCACGGCTTTCTCCCCGGACGGAATTTGGAACAACTCTGTTGGCGAAGCTCGTGGTTCCAGTAAAGACGGGACATGGGGAACCTTTGATGGTAACGGGAATCCGGCCAGCACGAGTACCACTCTAGGGGTTGACTGCATCAGTCTGCTCAATGGTAGGAACGGTCAGATCACGTTATCGATCACGAACAACGGGCCGAGCGATATCAACCTGGGTGCGATTCACTTTGACGCCCTTGCGTTCCGCGCCAAAGCAGCACGTACCTATGCGGTGAACGTACTGACTGGCAGCGATATCACGGTCGGTAATGTCTTTACTTCAGCTGATCAAGCGATCACCGAGTTGAATGGGACTGCAGGCCTCAAGCTCGATGATTTGGATCCCGAGACCCATGACCAGCACGATGACATCGACGTTTCCCTGGCCGGTATTGCTGACAGCACACTCGAAGTGGGTGGGGTCGCCATCATTGAACTGGCCTTTTCGGGAGGCATTCCCGGCAACAGTGGACATCATCTGTGGGTGGACAATCTCGGAATTTCATCTACGGCCGATACGGTGGTTGAGCCGCCGGAGCCGCCGGTAATGGGTTCGGAAGTGTCGGGCGGAAACATGACCATTACCTGGACATCGGACGGTTCGTTCAAGTTGCAGACTCGCGATAGTCTTACCACTGGCGACTGGATGGATGTGCCTGGTGCAACCTCCAGCCCTGTCGTGGTTCCAGCCACCAACGATGTTGAATTCCTGCGTCTGATTGAACAATAG
- a CDS encoding PEP-CTERM sorting domain-containing protein (PEP-CTERM proteins occur, often in large numbers, in the proteomes of bacteria that also encode an exosortase, a predicted intramembrane cysteine proteinase. The presence of a PEP-CTERM domain at a protein's C-terminus predicts cleavage within the sorting domain, followed by covalent anchoring to some some component of the (usually Gram-negative) cell surface. Many PEP-CTERM proteins exhibit an unusual sequence composition that includes large numbers of potential glycosylation sites. Expression of one such protein has been shown restore the ability of a bacterium to form floc, a type of biofilm.), with the protein MKRTIKVMTTCSMVAFVMAMGAHAGMVSGTPSSYGVIQGDLQNGGPDAWKPSDGNADRVGAGGTSPNQVINVPVWGFALPTLAAGEQIDAVNFGFTMTGTPITSSATFDAVISLMNYDQFTDFSTADYSGDIGALGNGTLVATFNNTDLAANSVESFALTGAALTLFKSFYDASGNPLQSDVWFRISHDGPWPSPYPTNDRYNFADDGTGNVTRTLDITTSVIPEPGTLGLVAAFGGGVLFIRRRFMM; encoded by the coding sequence ATGAAGAGAACAATAAAAGTAATGACTACGTGCAGCATGGTTGCATTTGTAATGGCAATGGGTGCGCATGCCGGAATGGTTTCAGGCACTCCATCAAGCTATGGTGTGATCCAAGGTGACCTTCAGAACGGTGGTCCGGATGCGTGGAAGCCTAGTGACGGCAACGCCGACCGTGTGGGGGCAGGCGGGACTAGTCCCAACCAGGTTATCAATGTGCCGGTTTGGGGGTTCGCCCTGCCCACCCTTGCGGCTGGTGAACAGATTGATGCGGTCAACTTCGGATTCACGATGACGGGCACCCCGATAACGTCGAGCGCAACGTTCGATGCGGTGATCAGCCTGATGAATTATGACCAGTTCACCGACTTCAGCACGGCGGATTATTCAGGGGATATCGGTGCCCTGGGCAATGGAACCTTGGTGGCTACTTTTAACAATACGGATCTCGCAGCCAACTCGGTGGAGAGTTTTGCGTTGACCGGTGCTGCCCTGACTCTGTTTAAGAGCTTCTACGACGCATCCGGAAATCCTCTCCAGAGCGACGTCTGGTTCCGTATTTCGCATGACGGCCCTTGGCCCAGTCCTTACCCAACCAACGACCGCTACAATTTTGCGGACGACGGCACAGGAAATGTCACCCGCACGTTGGATATCACAACATCTGTAATTCCGGAACCCGGTACGCTGGGGTTGGTGGCGGCGTTTGGTGGCGGCGTCCTGTTTATCCGCCGCCGTTTCATGATGTAG
- a CDS encoding DUF4955 domain-containing protein, with product MMKRILFLLSVLMGACVALSATEAPAWLDYNQKRATGQMGDSLLLDFSYAGYQFSEQPIPDVSGWNTIDVTAYGAVADDAGFDDAAIQAAITAAEASGVPTVVYFPAGRYKVSDAATQDTPFEINGSHIVLKGAGSGVGGTEIFTERSDSDGGAGPWRFHFKPASINDSDITTITSAITRGDYQIQVANAGALSVGDTVNLYQQTTDNLPLNMPGLSYNPIWKLPDNGIRPHEKHLITAIQGNMVTFKNPVNMHFALHHNSSRVERYTTIEEVGVEDILFTSGWADDPAIYEHHDSDLVDYGWRALAMENVFNGWVRNCEFKDWNEALWIEKCLAVTVKDVLYTGKQGHTSYYARYSYGVLFENMWDDVRDDGGHNIAGHGHGPGMRWSTTGTVFLNCKMNEHQSIDCHGYHPYGNLLDGVFGGSFNNNGGAEDSYPNSGPDLTFWNFEHASYYSFKTFDFWDPVNRKTHTYAWPKFIGFLAPGENITLVNTGLNQLQGTEVYPKSLFEAQLQMRLFDGYVSASSETQDHPAKLANDNDAGTAWISDGPGAGEWLMIDLGVSNAVNSIAIDEDGGRAGNFLIEYWDESAWQVLGAGSGIGPDWEVQLPEVTARKFRLSVVNMKSGEEASPVSIRSFHISLEADPASEVLIAGWDTWDSISAPTPTFAAAGITASASASSPEGNWNTSAAEARGSSKDGTWGTFDGNGNPASTSTTLGGDGISLLNGRNGSITLTISNIGSSDINLGAIHFDALAFRAKAARTYAVNVLAGSDITVGNVFTSADQAITELGGTAGLKTDDSDPETHDQHDDIDVSLAGIADSSLEVGGVAIIELVFSGGTPGNSGHHLWIDNVGITGTFPPGTVSPVLEYEIIGGDIVFTWIGSGMKVQSRTNLTEGVWIDVPDSDAPPVTNSTTDPEAFFRLIEK from the coding sequence ATGATGAAACGAATCCTCTTTTTGCTGTCGGTTTTGATGGGGGCTTGTGTTGCATTGTCTGCAACAGAGGCTCCGGCCTGGCTTGACTATAATCAAAAAAGGGCGACGGGACAGATGGGCGATAGCCTCCTGCTGGATTTCTCGTATGCCGGCTACCAATTTTCAGAACAGCCGATTCCCGATGTGTCCGGTTGGAATACGATTGATGTCACCGCATACGGGGCCGTTGCGGATGACGCAGGGTTTGATGATGCGGCCATTCAGGCGGCGATCACTGCAGCCGAGGCCAGCGGCGTTCCAACGGTGGTCTATTTTCCGGCCGGGCGGTACAAGGTCAGCGACGCGGCCACGCAGGATACCCCGTTTGAGATCAACGGGAGTCACATTGTGCTCAAGGGGGCGGGTTCCGGAGTCGGTGGCACGGAGATTTTCACGGAGCGCAGCGATTCGGACGGTGGTGCGGGCCCCTGGCGTTTTCATTTTAAGCCGGCTTCGATCAATGACTCGGATATCACCACAATCACCAGCGCTATAACGCGTGGGGATTACCAGATTCAGGTGGCCAACGCCGGTGCGCTGAGTGTCGGGGACACAGTGAACCTATATCAGCAAACGACGGACAACCTCCCGCTCAACATGCCGGGCCTGTCGTACAACCCTATCTGGAAACTTCCAGACAATGGAATCAGGCCCCACGAAAAACACCTGATCACCGCCATACAGGGGAATATGGTAACGTTTAAGAACCCGGTGAACATGCACTTTGCCCTTCATCACAATTCTTCGCGTGTCGAGCGGTACACCACGATCGAAGAGGTCGGTGTGGAAGATATTCTTTTTACCAGCGGTTGGGCGGATGATCCTGCGATCTACGAGCACCATGACAGCGACTTGGTTGATTACGGCTGGCGGGCACTGGCCATGGAAAACGTATTTAACGGCTGGGTCCGGAACTGCGAGTTCAAGGACTGGAACGAAGCGCTGTGGATTGAAAAGTGTCTGGCGGTGACGGTGAAAGATGTGCTTTATACCGGCAAGCAGGGGCATACTTCCTATTATGCGCGCTATTCCTACGGGGTGCTGTTTGAAAACATGTGGGATGATGTGCGGGACGACGGCGGCCATAACATTGCGGGTCATGGGCATGGTCCCGGGATGCGTTGGAGTACCACCGGAACGGTTTTTCTGAACTGCAAAATGAACGAGCACCAGTCCATCGACTGCCATGGCTATCACCCTTATGGAAACCTGCTGGATGGCGTGTTCGGCGGATCGTTCAATAACAACGGTGGTGCTGAAGATTCCTATCCGAACAGCGGACCCGATCTGACCTTCTGGAATTTTGAGCATGCGTCATATTATTCTTTTAAGACCTTCGATTTCTGGGATCCGGTGAACCGGAAAACCCATACCTACGCATGGCCGAAATTTATCGGTTTCCTGGCACCGGGCGAAAATATCACCCTGGTGAATACAGGGCTGAATCAGCTCCAGGGTACGGAGGTTTATCCGAAGTCGCTCTTTGAAGCGCAGCTGCAGATGCGCCTGTTTGACGGCTATGTGTCGGCATCCTCTGAAACGCAGGATCATCCTGCAAAGCTGGCCAACGATAATGATGCGGGTACTGCATGGATTTCGGATGGCCCCGGAGCCGGTGAGTGGCTGATGATTGATCTGGGCGTTTCGAATGCCGTCAATAGCATCGCAATCGATGAAGATGGAGGACGGGCAGGTAATTTCCTGATCGAATACTGGGATGAATCCGCCTGGCAGGTGCTGGGGGCGGGGAGCGGCATCGGCCCGGACTGGGAGGTTCAGCTCCCGGAGGTGACGGCCCGCAAGTTTCGATTATCGGTTGTCAATATGAAGTCCGGTGAAGAGGCCTCGCCCGTTTCGATCCGCTCCTTCCATATTTCGCTTGAGGCGGATCCTGCTTCGGAGGTCCTGATCGCCGGATGGGATACCTGGGATAGTATCTCTGCTCCAACCCCAACCTTTGCGGCGGCAGGGATAACGGCTTCCGCCTCGGCTTCCTCCCCGGAAGGCAATTGGAACACCTCTGCTGCCGAAGCTCGTGGTTCCAGTAAAGACGGGACCTGGGGAACCTTTGATGGCAACGGGAACCCGGCCAGCACGAGTACCACCCTGGGGGGTGACGGCATCAGCCTGCTTAATGGCAGGAACGGTTCAATCACATTGACGATCTCAAACATTGGCTCAAGCGACATCAACCTGGGGGCGATTCACTTTGACGCCCTTGCGTTCCGCGCCAAAGCAGCACGTACCTATGCGGTGAACGTACTGGCCGGCAGCGATATCACGGTCGGTAATGTCTTTACTTCAGCTGATCAAGCGATTACCGAGCTGGGGGGGACTGCAGGCCTCAAGACCGATGATTCGGATCCCGAGACCCATGACCAGCACGATGATATCGACGTTTCCCTGGCCGGTATTGCTGACAGCTCACTTGAAGTGGGTGGGGTGGCCATCATTGAACTGGTCTTTTCGGGAGGTACTCCCGGCAACAGCGGACATCATCTGTGGATTGACAACGTAGGTATCACGGGAACGTTTCCGCCCGGCACGGTGTCCCCGGTGCTTGAGTACGAAATTATCGGGGGCGATATCGTCTTCACCTGGATCGGAAGCGGCATGAAGGTTCAGTCTCGCACAAACCTGACGGAGGGAGTCTGGATTGATGTGCCCGACAGCGATGCTCCTCCGGTGACAAATTCCACAACCGATCCGGAAGCCTTTTTCCGGCTGATTGAAAAATAA